From Pyrenophora tritici-repentis strain M4 chromosome 1, whole genome shotgun sequence, the proteins below share one genomic window:
- a CDS encoding Scs3p domain containing protein: protein MATRRKLEASDSDNTQFSTSTSSDTMRPPTSSARRSPFLPTRLEAQLIAIYPITLLLGSIFSTLSPSTRSAPYSASLQSHPTEFAPSYFAQKKNVFNVYFVKVGWFWTTLAFTFFVTLHPGFGQGASARRIRAVLRYGLVTTWWCFLTQWFFGPPLIDRGFRFTGGQCELLRKSDAREDMSNTREYITAATCKAVGGTWKGGHDISGHVFLLILGSSLLWLEFLPALTHVEGLRDGRLITLPDGKVASVAVEKELVKEEGEATARGVKFALGVAGLMWWMLLMTAAYFHTWFEKFTGLLVAFAGLWTVYFLPRGVPQLRAWLGMPGV from the coding sequence ATGGCAACACGTCGCAAACTCGAAGCCAGCGATAGCGACAATACGCAATTCTCCACAAGCACGTCTAGCGACACGATGCGGCCACCCACGTCGTCGGCACGTCGCTCGCCCTTTCTCCCCACGCGCCTCGAAGCGCAACTCATAGCTATCTACCCCATCACCCTACTTCTTGGGAGCATATTCAGCACTCTTTCACCTTCAACGCGTAGCGCCCCTTATTCAGCAAGCCTACAATCACACCCCACCGAATTCGCGCCCTCGTACTTTGCGCAAAAGAAGAACGTCTTCAATGTATACTTTGTGAAAGTAGGCTGGTTCTGGACAACACTGGCTTTTACCTTTTTCGTCACCCTCCACCCTGGCTTTGGGCAGGGGGCGAGCGCGAGGCGGATCAGGGCGGTGCTGAGGTATGGCCTTGTCACGACGTGGTGGTGCTTTTTGACACAGTGGTTTTTTGGCCCGCCGCTGATCGACCGCGGTTTCCGATTTACGGGCGGTCAATGCGAGTTGTTGAGGAAGTCAGATGCAAGGGAAGACATGAGCAATACAAGAGAGTACATCACAGCGGCTACATGCAAGGCCGTGGGTGGGACATGGAAGGGCGGTCATGATATTTCTGGACACGTCTTTTTGCTCATACTAGGAAGCTCGCTCCTTTGGCTAGAGTTCCTGCCTGCATTGACGCACGTCGAGGGCTTGAGAGATGGTAGGTTAATCACGCTACCCGATGGCAAGGTCGCCAGTGTCGCTGTGGAGAAGGAGCTGGTCAAGGAAGAGGGCGAAGCCACTGCAAGAGGAGTCAAGTTTGCGCTCGGTGTTGCAGGTCTGATGTGGTGGATGTTACTCATGACGGCTGCCTACTTCCACACTTGGTTCGAGAAGTT